In a genomic window of Schistocerca gregaria isolate iqSchGreg1 chromosome 5, iqSchGreg1.2, whole genome shotgun sequence:
- the LOC126272153 gene encoding transcription factor MafB-like isoform X2: protein MDDAEHHYLEDPSVISRSTESIKEDPSLNLEAEETENSTDTHLKQFELDQLEGAMKLEEGVVVETPPSQQKHPLLSMLLLQPSRTRHQPTPPGEDAQLLHSPGQRQTSVLLEAVPQHDAEPGLVGLQNLGTPPNTQSVCMSPLHVSGTATVLSDELEWFPQSAKHCLVPEQLDLRPSCTPDNMIEPQDVPVLASASGVLGATSASRGDCCGLPTERAPHNQLRAEEKVPVPQLCDGSISPTVQQYHNQQRHELVSLLSRQNPASDTASSRDILNDEALMSLSALELNKKLHGYPREEVVRIKQKRRALKNRSYSQKCRSKWLQQRQELRVTNRALIAELRRLRGELLRITQQRDLYKQYLEQQMDDTVSAPPSCHDTASATLPTAASLDTCDVSMRYELPDPEVPPP, encoded by the coding sequence ACAGACACACACCTCAAGCAGTTCGAGCTGGACCAGCTGGAGGGTGCCATGAAACTTGAAGAGGGTGTGGTTGTCGAGACACCGCCTTCGCAACAGAAGCACCCCCTGCTGTCGATGCTGCTGCTTCAGCCATCACGAACACGTCACCAACCAACGCCACCGGGTGAGGATGCACAATTACTGCACAGCCCAGGCCAGCGGCAAACCAGTGTGCTTCTCGAAGCAGTTCCACAGCATGATGCGGAACCAGGGTTGGTGGGGTTGCAAAACCTGGGCACACCACCCAACACACAGTCAGTGTGCATGTCACCCCTGCACGTCTCGGGCACTGCCACTGTGCTCTCTGATGAATTGGAGTGGTTCCCACAGTCAGCTAAGCACTGTCTGGTGCCAGAGCAGCTGGACCTGCGGCCCAGCTGCACACCGGACAATATGATTGAGCCACAGGACGTGCCTGTGCTGGCCTCTGCCAGTGGGGTACTGGGGGCCACGTCCGCCTCCAGGGGCGACTGCTGCGGACTGCCGACTGAGCGTGCACCACACAACCAGCTCCGTGCCGAGGAGAAAGTGCCAGTGCCGCAGCTGTGTGATGGCTCCATCTCACCCACAGTACAACAATACCACAACCAGCAACGCCATGAGCTGGTGTCGCTGCTGTCGCGGCAGAATCCCGCATCAGATACCGCCTCCTCCAGGGACATCCTCAATGATGAGGCATTAATGTCACTGTCAGCACTTGAGCTCAACAAGAAGCTGCATGGCTACCCACGTGAAGAAGTGGTCAGAATCAAGCAGAAGCGGCGTGCACTCAAGAACCGTAGCTACTCACAGAAATGCCGCAGCAAGTGGCTGCAGCAGCGCCAGGAGCTCAGGGTCACTAACCGCGCACTCATTGCTGAGCTCAGGCGTCTCAGGGGGGAGCTGCTGCGCATCACACAGCAGCGCGACCTGTACAAACAATACCTCGAACAGCAGATGGATGATACTGTCTCTGCACCACCTTCGTGCCATGACACTGCCTCCGCCACCTTGCCTACTGCTGCCAGCTTAGACACGTGTGATGTTAGCATGAGGTATGAGCTGCCTGATCCTGAAGTGCCACCGCCATGA